A genomic window from Salvelinus alpinus chromosome 10, SLU_Salpinus.1, whole genome shotgun sequence includes:
- the LOC139532877 gene encoding prosaposin-like isoform X2, with protein sequence MKTSLVLLALGLLACSVHGQEEVDTDNDHKEVEHLNTTKPSTDLGKDFDEDLEWQELSWSPLCGLCKELLTLVKKALSSHPTRTEIKLALLFACDALGPASPVCMSMVNTWMDVLIDELLKHIEVRPICVKIHACKPKNVLDWRNRQNMEKQSDNLTDASTLTMPTCWVCKTLQTIVKNVITSCPSSRDDIKLELKMACDELGPLSPVCKDMAETSFEVLLKEFTCSHHKNNLN encoded by the exons ATGAAGACATCTCTGGTCCTCCTTGCCCTCGGTCTGCTGGCTTGTTCAG TCCATGGGCAAGAAGAGGTTGACACTGATAATGACCACAAGGAAGTAGAACATCTGAATACCACCAAGCCATCTACAGATTTGGGAAAGGACTTTGATGAGGACCTTGag TGGCAAGAGCTATCATGGAGTCCATTATGCGGGCTGTGTAAGGAACTGCTGACCTTAGTGAAGAAGGCTCTCTCCAGTCACCCTACAAGG ACGGAGATAAAGCTGGCACTACTGTTCGCATGCGATGCACTGGGACCCGCTAGCCCCGTGTGTATGTCTATGGTCAATACGTGGATGGATGTGTTGATTGACGAGCTTCTCAAACACATTGAAGTGAGGCCCATCTGCGTTAAGATTCACGCCTGCAA ACCAAAGAACGTTTTGGATTGGAGAAACCGCCAGAATATGGAAAAACAATCAGATAATTTAACAGATGCCAGCACGTTAACA ATGCCAACATGCTGGGTGTGTAAGACCCTGCAGACCATCGTGAAGAACGTGATCACCAGTTGTCCCTCCAGCAGG GACGACATAAAGCTGGAACTAAAAATGGCATGTGATGAACTGGGCCCCCTTAGCCCGGTGTGTAAAGACATGGCGGAAACATCCTTTGAGGTGCTGCTTAAGGAGTTTACCTGCAGCCATCACAAGAACAACCTGAATTAA
- the LOC139532877 gene encoding pulmonary surfactant-associated protein B-like isoform X1 gives MKTSLVLLALGLLACSVHGQEEVDTDNDHKEVEHLNTTKPSTDLGKDFDEDLEWQELSWSPLCGLCKELLTLVKKALSSHPTRTEIKLALLFACDALGPASPVCMSMVNTWMDVLIDELLKHIEVRPICVKIHACKPKNVLDWRNRQNMEKQSDNLTDASTLTQQPFKMPTCWVCKTLQTIVKNVITSCPSSRDDIKLELKMACDELGPLSPVCKDMAETSFEVLLKEFTCSHHKNNLN, from the exons ATGAAGACATCTCTGGTCCTCCTTGCCCTCGGTCTGCTGGCTTGTTCAG TCCATGGGCAAGAAGAGGTTGACACTGATAATGACCACAAGGAAGTAGAACATCTGAATACCACCAAGCCATCTACAGATTTGGGAAAGGACTTTGATGAGGACCTTGag TGGCAAGAGCTATCATGGAGTCCATTATGCGGGCTGTGTAAGGAACTGCTGACCTTAGTGAAGAAGGCTCTCTCCAGTCACCCTACAAGG ACGGAGATAAAGCTGGCACTACTGTTCGCATGCGATGCACTGGGACCCGCTAGCCCCGTGTGTATGTCTATGGTCAATACGTGGATGGATGTGTTGATTGACGAGCTTCTCAAACACATTGAAGTGAGGCCCATCTGCGTTAAGATTCACGCCTGCAA ACCAAAGAACGTTTTGGATTGGAGAAACCGCCAGAATATGGAAAAACAATCAGATAATTTAACAGATGCCAGCACGTTAACA caaCAACCTTTCAAGATGCCAACATGCTGGGTGTGTAAGACCCTGCAGACCATCGTGAAGAACGTGATCACCAGTTGTCCCTCCAGCAGG GACGACATAAAGCTGGAACTAAAAATGGCATGTGATGAACTGGGCCCCCTTAGCCCGGTGTGTAAAGACATGGCGGAAACATCCTTTGAGGTGCTGCTTAAGGAGTTTACCTGCAGCCATCACAAGAACAACCTGAATTAA
- the LOC139532876 gene encoding uncharacterized protein, producing the protein MTDHHLKLNLGKTELLFLPGKDCPFHDLAITVDNSIVSSSQSAKNLGVILDNTLSFSTNIKAVARSCRFMLYNIRRVRPCLTQEAAQVLIQALVISRLDYCNSLLAGLPACAIKPLQLIQNAAARLVFNLPKFSHVTPLLRSLHWLPVEARIRYKTMVLAYGAVRGTAPQYLQALIRPYTQTRALRSSTSGLLASLPLRKYSSRSAQSKLFAALAPQWWNKLPHDARTAESITTFRRHLKPHLFKEYLG; encoded by the coding sequence atgacggatcaccacctcaagctgaacctcggcaagacggagctgctcttcctcccggggaaggactgcccgttccatgatctcgccatcacggttgacaactccattgtgtcctcctcccagagcgctaagaaccttggcgtgatcctggacaacaccctgtcgttctcaactaacatcaaggcggtggcccgttcctgtaggttcatgctctacaacatccgcagagtacgaccctgcctcacacaggaagcggcgcaggtcctaatccaggcacttgtcatctcccgtctggattactgcaactcgctgttggctgggctccctgcctgtgccattaaacccctacaactcatccagaacgccgcagcccgtctggtgttcaaccttcccaagttctctcacgtcaccccgctcctccgctctctccactggcttccagttgaagctcgcatccgctacaagaccatggtgcttgcctacggagctgtgaggggaacggcacctcagtacctccaggctctgatcaggccctacacccaaacaagggcactgcgttcatccacctctggcctgctcgcctccctaccactgaggaagtacagttcccgctcagcccagtcaaaactgttcgctgctctggccccccaatggtggaacaaactccctcacgacgccaggacagcggagtcaatcaccaccttccggagacacctgaaaccccacctctttaaggaatacctaggatag
- the kctd12.2 gene encoding potassium channel tetramerisation domain containing 12.2: MAHSENQQSSFSDIIELNVGGQVYVTRHATLVSVPNSLLWTMFIQKSPTELPKDRKGRYFFDRDGFLFRYILDYLRERDIVLPDFFKERGRLQKEAEFFQLHELSQRLRPAVSKDNSLGDELGAHGDPEEASLACALGRSSITTTAVSSPTPSLRSPFQKFGFITIGYRGSYTIGRDIQTDAKFRRVARITVCAKTSLAKEVFGETLNESRDPDKPPERYTSRYYLKYNFLEQAFDRLAEVGFRMVACSSTGTCAYASSDPNEDKIWTSYTEYVFSRD, encoded by the coding sequence atggcacaCAGTGAGAACCAACAGTCGTCCTTTTCTGATATAATAGAATTAAACGTCGGCGGGCAAGTGTATGTAACTCGACATGCAACTTTAGTCTCCGTCCCAAACTCTCTCCTGTGGACTATGTTCATACAGAAGAGCCCTACAGAACTACCGAAAGACAGAAAAGGACGCTACTTCTTTGACCGGGACGGATTTCTGTTCAGGTATATTCTGGATTATCTGCGGGAAAGGGACATCGTTCTACCGGACTTCTTTAAGGAGCGGGGTCGGTTACAGAAGGAGGCAGAGTTCTTCCAGCTGCACGAGCTCTCACAGCGCCTCAGACCCGCAGTGAGTAAAGACAACTCTCTCGGGGACGAGCTGGGCGCCCACGGGGACCCGGAAGAGGCTTCGCTCGCGTGCGCTCTGGGTAGAAGCAGCATCACCACGACCGCGGTGAGCAGCCCGACTCCGAGCCTTCGCTCCCCGTTCCAGAAGTTTGGCTTTATTACCATTGGTTACCGGGGCTCCTACACCATCGGGAGGGATATTCAAACGGACGCCAAGTTCAGGCGAGTGGCTAGAATAACGGTTTGCGCAAAGACGTCCCTGGCCAAAGAAGTTTTCGGAGAGACTCTGAACGAGAGCAGAGACCCGGACAAACCACCTGAGAGGTACACCTCCCGGTACTATCTAAAGTATAACTTTCTCGAGCAGGCGTTCGACAGGCTCGCGGAGGTCGGGTTCCGCATGGTGGCTTGCAGCTCCACGGGCACGTGCGCGTACGCGAGCAGCGACCCGAACGAGGACAAAATCTGGACCAGCTACACGGAATACGTGTTCTCCCGGGACTGA